The following DNA comes from Fibrobacter sp. UWP2.
GGAACGACCTGATGCGATACAAGGTCTTTGCCCATCAGAACATCGAAATGAAGAGCATTGTTCGCATGTCCGATACGGTGGGGTTCGTGGGTACCGCCACAGGCGACTGGATTATGGACAATACTAAACACCGCATCGGTGGTCCAATCCTCATTGCAAATGACGTTAAGTTTGCGGATGGTTCCGATACCTTATATAAAGGCCCCGTACGTATATTGGGAAACGTCAAAAATACGAACCCTCAGAACTATAAAAGCAATAACCTACGTGTGCCTCAGTGCATTAAGGGAACTACGTTTGCTGGATATACCGATTATGTAGATCAAAGCAGGTATTATGCAGGAGACAACTATGGAAGCTGTCCACCCTCTGTTCCCGCTGTAGGTACGCATTTAACCATTCCGAATTATTCTGGTAGCTCCTATGCGCAAACCCTTGGCGCCGTAGAGGCGAATCAGTCCGGTCCGAAAAGCATTGTCGTTCCCGAAGGAAAAACGGTTTATGATATTCACGTGTCGAGCATTCGCTTGGTGAATGGCGGCACCCTCTATATCGATATGCCTGCGGGAGGACGCATTACCCGTATTTTCGTAGATAACTTTGAGACCTTCCAGGCAGGGTCCTCCATTAGAGTCCGCTATAAGCAGGCGGATGGCTCTTACAAGGTTGTTCCGAACAAAAGCTATACGGGTAACGTATTGTTCTATTCGCCCAATAAAATTGTCTTTGACGCTTTGGGACAAAATGATACCTTGCAGGGCAACTTCCTCTCTGCTGACGAAATCCGCATTAAGCAGCACATGAACTTGGCCGGGCAGTTGCTTGCCGAAAATATTTACATCGACGCCGAATTTTCTGGCGAATTTATTTACGTTCCCTTTAACCCGTCCAAGGTTACCGCCAAGGGTATGGGAGAAATGTGGGAAAACAAGGGCAAACAGGAAATGTCCATCACGTTGTCCAAGACGACAATTTCTGATGTCCACTTGAACTATTGCTTTGTGTTTGATGGCGACAATAGCAAGAACAGGACGAATTCCACTGAAGCCGAAGCAAATCGCGCAAGCGTCGAAGATCTAGAAAATACCACGGGTGTTCCCCTGTGCGGATCGGGCAGCGCAACCCTGTCCATTTCTGCAGGCGCTATTTCTCCGAGCACCAAGGTGATGCTTCCTATTCTCTTTGATAATGTGGACGAATACGATGAATACTTTACCTTCCGTGTATTAAGTATTGATGGCGCTGTGGTTGAGCTTCCCGATGGGACGACCGGACTTCAGGGTGACTTGAATGTGGTTATCCACGATGTTCCCAGGTCTCCGAAGAGTAAAGATACCACATTCAAAGCGATTGAAGACAATGTATTCTTGTTTGAAAAGTTCCCGGCTCTTACTAGCGGCGGTGCGGTTTTGGAAAGCTACAAGGTTAAAATCGAAAAATTGCCTGGCCAGGGGACTTTGACGCTTGCTGGCGTTGCCGTTGCTGAGGGTGATGAAATATCTTCGGAATCATTGACGACCCTTGCTTATAGCGCACCTCAAGATAAATTTGGCGAAGCGTATGCCACGTTCAAGTTCCGCGTCATTGACGGGAATGGGTATAAGTCCGATAACGCTTACACGGCGACAATCGACGTGGCTCCCGTGAACGACGCCCCGGTTGCAAGGGATACCACGATTACCTTTGGTGAAGTCAGCAAAACTCGTAAAGGCGTAATTCCGGTAAACAACATCGATGTCGATGACACGGAATTTACCTTTTCGTTTGATGCCACGAATGCTAACTATGCCAAGGTGAACAGCCTGTATACAATCAACAGTTCTACGGGTGTGATTTCGGTAAAGAGCGGTAAGACGCTGAACTACGAATCGACCGATAGCGTTCTTGTGATTCCTGTGATTGTTACGGATAAGGCTTCTACTACGGGTGGTGTGGGAAAGCTTGCCGGTACATCTGTCGTGACCATTAAAATCATTGATGAAAACGAAAATCCCGTTATTAACCCGCAGACCTTTAAGGTTGATGAGAATTCTCCCAACGGAAAGGTCGTGGGTACGGTAGTCGCAACCGACCCGGACCGCTCTACGGTTTCCTTCGGCAAACTGACCTATTCTATTCCCGTCAACGACGACTCGAATACTTCTAATGACGTGCCCTTTGCCATTAACACGAATACGGGTGTTATTACCGTTTCGGATGTTACCAAGTTGGACTACGAAACGAGCCCGACCTTTAATATTACGGTCAAGGTTGTTGATGGTGGAGGCAAGTCTGCGACGGCAGTCGTTACGATTGACCTGAATGACCTGAACGAAAAACCTCAATGGGACGACGGAAAGGATATTTACGAGGTCTTTGAAAATACTGCCAATGCTACCGTCATTGCAAAGATTGAAATCGTGGATCCAGATGCCTCTGACAAGGCCGACGTGAACCAGTTTATTGCCACTCTTGCCGACAAAAAAACTTCTACGGCAGATGGCAGGCTTCGTGCCCAGGACCTCTTTGGAATTGCGGTTGCCAAGGATACAAGTACAGGTAAAATCTACACGGTTATCTCGGTGACCAACCAGGCGAAACTTAACTACGAAGCCATCGATACTGTATTCAATGTGACCTTGACCTTGACAAACCATGCCGGTGCTACGGATGCCAAGACCCTTACCTTGGATCGCCAGATTAAGGTGAAGGACGAAAACGAAAAACCCGCCGTTGCCAACAAGACCTTCAACATTAAGGAAAACCCGAAGGTCGGTAGTTCGGTGGGCACCGTCACCGGTACGGACCCCGATACGTACAATGCGGTTTATAGCAAGCTCACCTATAGCCTGTTTGATGCCGCCGGGTTTGCCGGGCTTTCTAGCAGCTTCAAGATAAACAGGAACACGGGCGCGATTACCGTTGCCGATAGCACCCAGTTGAATTTCGAAAAGTATTCGTCCATCAAGATCGGCGTTCAAGTTGTGGATGGCGGAAATCTCAAAGCTGCCGGCACAGTGACCATCAATATCTCGAACATAAACGAAAAACCGGAAATCGGCTGCAAATCGGGTGACTCCAATTGCAACGGACCTTTCAAGGTTAACGAAAACAGCAAGACGGGGACGCCGATACACGAATTTGTTGTTAGTGACGTGGATGCCGGCGACTTGGAGTCGGTTACGGCGTCCATTAAGGATAATGGCTCGACCGGTGCCGACAGCTTGTTTAGCGTGACTCTTGAAGGTGGAATTTTGACCATTGTCGTGAAGGACAGCGTGAAACTGGATTACGAAAAGGTCAACCCGGCTCACGAGGTGGTTGTCACGGTGATTGATGCGGGTGGCCTCACAGACACGATTATCCGTATCATCAACGTAATTGACGTGAACGAGGAACCGACTGTCGCCGATGCCGAATTCACGATTGAAGAAAACCTGGCCGTGGGAGACTCCGTGGGCGTGGTGCAAGCCTCTGATCCGGATGTCAAGAATTCTGATTACGGAACGCTTTACTACAGCCTCTTTGACGACGCTGCGACGACCCCGAACGCTTCGAAGTGGTTTGACATTGACTCGAACGGCAAACTGACCGTCAAGGACAACACGCACTTGAATTACGAGGAAGATTCTGTCATTGTGGTGAAGGTCCGCGTAACCGACAAGATCTACTCTGATACGGCTACGGTTACGGTCCATTTGAGCGACGTGAACGAACCTCCGTTCATTGACCCGGATGATGACCCCGATATTCCGCCTGACGACAAGAAGTGCGTGGCGAATTGCGACGAAAAGCCGACGGATCCTGACGATCCTAAGATCCCCACGTACGAAATCAAGGAAAACGTGCCTACCAAAACGGTTGTGTTCGCCTACGTTGTCAAGGATGTGGATGCCGGCGACTTGGCCGAGTTGACACCGACTTTGAAGGACAACAAGGGGACAGGCGTTGATTCCCTCTTTGATGTTGTCATAGAGGACCTCACGGACACTTCCCGCAGGGTGGTGGTTTTTGTGAGGGACAGCGCCAAGCTTAACTTTGAAAATGTGGAACCTTCGCATAGCGTGACCGTGATTGTGAAGGATCCCGATGGAAGCGCGGACTCCCTGGTCTGCGTGATCAACGTGGTCGACGTGAACGAAAAGCCGACCGTCGCCGACGCTGAATTCAAGATTGACGAGAACCTGGCTGTGGGCGATTCTGTGGGCAAGGTGGACGCCTCCGATCCGGATGTCAAGAACGCTGCCTTCGGTACGCTTTATTACAGCCTCTTCGACGATCCCACGACGACTCCGGGTGCTTCGAAATGGTTTGACATTGACTCGAACGGCAAGGTTGCCGTCAAGGACAACAAGCATTTGAATTACGAGGAGGACTCTGTCATTGTGGTGAAGGTCCGCGTGACCGACAAGACCTACTCTGATACGGCTACGGTTACGGTCCATTTGAACGACGTGAACGAAACTCCGAAGATTATCCCCGATGATGACGACGACGGCGATGACGACGAAAAGGACAAGTGCGTAGCCAACTGCGATAATGGCGATGACGAAAAGGGCACTCCGGGCAGCGACAAGAACTTGACGGTCTCTGTGAACGAGAATGTCCCCACGGGAACGCCGGTCATTGCGTACTATGTCGAGGACGAGGATGCTGGTGACGTCGCCCAGTTGGTCCCGAGTATTGTGGACAACAAGAAAACGGGTGTCGACAGCCTCTTTACGGTGGATCTCCAAAAGGAAGGCGACCGTTACAAGGTGGTGGTCTCGGTCAAGGACAGCGCCAAGCTCGACTACGAGAAGGTGGAACGCCTACATGACCTTACCATTGTGGTGGAAGACCCCGATGGCAGCCGGGACTCCGTGGTCCGCAGGATTGTGGTCAACGACGTGAACGAGAACCCGATTGTGAACAAGCAGGAATTCGTGATTTTGGAACATACCAAGAGCGATACGGTTCTCGGGAAGCTGGAATGGGATGATATTGACCTTGTTGAAAAGTTCCGCGACAACGTGTTCAGCGTGATTGGCGGGGATTCGGCCGAATTCGCCATTGCAGAAGACGGTACGATTTCGGCGAAGCATGAGTTTGATTACGAGATTGGCTGGGTTGATGACTCGACTTGGTTCGGCTTTGGTTGGGAAGGCGCCAAGGATTACACCCGCCGTGATACGGTGTTTACCTTGATTGTTGCTCTCACGGACCGCAGGGACCCGACTCTCAAGGATACTACGGAAGTGGTTGTCCATGTGCACAACGTGTTCGAACCGCCGCACCTTACTACGACGGAACTCGCTGTTCCTGAGAATAGCAAGGATTCGACGAAGATTGGAACGTTGGAAGGCGTGGATCTGGATGGCCCTTACACCGTGTTCTCTTATGAACTGGCCGATTCCTCCGATTACGTCTACGTTGCACCCAACGGGGATGTGTTTGTCAAGGATAGCACGCTTTTTGACTTTGAAAACATAAAGTCGTTCGACATCAAGGTTCGCATCCAGGATCCGGACGGCTCTGCATCGGTGGGGACCGTGACCATCAAGATTACCGACGTGAACGAGGCTCCGAAACTGGACAACACCACGTTCGAGGTTGCCGAGGACGCCGACAAGGGAACTGTCGTCGATACGGTCAAGGCGAAGGACCCGGATGTGAACAATCCCGAGTTCAGCAAGCTGACTTACGCACTTGTGGGCGAGAGCGATGTGTTCGAGGTCAAACCCGACGGCTCTATTGTGGTGATTGGGGAACTGGATTACGAGACGACCCCGGTTTACACCATCCAGGTGTCTGTGAACGACGGCGAGTTTACCGATACGGCTGACGTGACCATCAAGGTGACGAACGTCGTAGAACGCTCCTATGTTGAAATCACGAAGGCAGAAAGCAGCGATACGAGCTGGGTGAAGCCCGATACGATTTACACGAACAAGACCGAACTGGAAGTGTTCTGGAGGGAGTGCGCCAACGAGAAGCGCCTGGAAAACTGCAATGTCCAGCAAGAGACTTCTACGCTCAAAGAGGGCAAGAACGTCATTATCAAGACTTACCAGGATCCGACCACGGACAAGCCTGGTGCCGATACGCTGATTGTTTATTACAGCAACTCTGCGCCGACGGTGACGGTCAGCGCCTCTGTTGACGCCATCAAGGCAAAGAACATCTACTCCATTGTGGAACAGACGGATGCCGCCGATACCAACGTTTACGTGAACGAGACCAAGAACGAGGTCACGGTCACGGTGAAGGACCCTGTGACCAAGACGGATACGACGTTCGTAATCAAAGTCGACCTTGCCGATACGGTTACGGTGCCGTCCAACACCTACTCGACGCTTTCTTCGATTGCGGAGAGTGGTGTCGCCTTGAATTTGGATCCTGAATCCAAGGTGGTCCGCGTCCCCGATAACGGCAACGTGGTCAAGGTGCATTATGCCGAAAAGGTGAACGGCAAATCGGTGGTGGTACACTACGTGACAGACAACGATGGCGAAGTGCTCAAGACTCCTGTGGAAAACAGCAAGGGTCAGGTGGACTCCATCGAGGTCATCACAGTCTCTTACGACATGACTATTGGAGGCAAGAAGGTGACCGTCTCTTACCAGGCCGACGCCATTACGGGGGCGGCGCTGTATAAGGATGCCGAGGGCAACCTGATGACCGCCTCTGCCGCCGAGTCCAATTCCAAGAAGGTGGATGCAGGCATGTTCTCGGTCACCTACGAAGCCGAAAGCGACGGGACCGCCTTGCAGGTCGCCTACGTTGTGAACGAAAAGGGTAACCTTGTGAAGAATGCCACGGGCGACCTGGGCTACTCGGTGTCGTACACCTACGTGAACGTTTACGGCAACGCCTCCACTGGTGCGGTGTTCATTGTGCTGGACCAGATCGGGCCGAAGGTCGAGATCATTTCCCCGGTGGATGGCGATATTGTTTACACCAACTTTATCAACGTGGTGTGGACGGTCAACGGCGTTGAACAGGATTCCTTGAACCTGCAGGGCCTGGACAAGGGCGCGAACGTGATTGTGCGCTACTACCAGGACAAGGCCGGCAACATTGCTGCCGATACCATCTTTGTGGTGATGAAGAATGCCAAGGATGTGGCGATCAGCATCGAAAAGCCTGTTACGATCCTCAATGCGGACTCGGTACAGAAGTACTATGCCGACAATCCGCCTAAAGAGGGCCAGAACTTTGCTGTAAGCTTGCTGAATGTCAAGACCCAGAAGGAGAAGGAAACCCTGATTGGCGGCTCCTTTGAAAACAAGGAAGGCAGTGGCGAAGAACCGTATGCCGGCTTGGGAACCCATTTGGGCCCGACCCTTGGTGTTGACGTGAAACTGCCGGTCATTAGTGCCGTGGGTGGTCTCGCCACCCTGGACGACCTGATTGACGACGATGGCCTGGTGTTCCTCGAAGACGTGGAAGCCGGCGAGAAGATGCCCGTGGCCGAGTATGTCAATGAGTACTGCACGGAGGAGTTCGCCGACTCCTATGACTCGGACTTTAGCAAGAATAGTCTCTACAAGACGGTCATCAAAGTGAAAATCTGGATCTACACGAGCCTGGGCGGATTTGTGGACTACTTCACGTTTAAGCAGAGCCTGGACGATCCTGATTTTGTGGATGAATCGGGCCTCCTCAAGATGTACTTTGAAATGAAGCCCGACAAGAACGGCGATGTGCGCACCATTAGCGGCCGCCTGTACTCGACGGGAGCCTATGTGTACAAGACGGAGGTCGAAATCAATTCCACCTTGCAGTGTACGCTGTACCCGAAAAAGCCCAACAACGACCAGCAGAAGGGGATGAAACGCAAGTCCTCCGACGAATTGCTGAAGCCGTTCGGCTACAAACGACCTGAAAAACGCTAGTTGACTGCTCAAAAACGCTGTTTTTTGGCAACAAGCCCGCCACAAGGCGGGCTTGTTTGTTCTATATCACTTTGTGACGGCAGAACCTTCCTTTTGGGCAAAAAATGGACTATTTTAAAGAGGAAGATTGCATTGAAAGAGGCCCTATGCAGCACATTTTTTCTCTTGTCCGTTTTGTCCCGGTCTGCCTGTTGATTCCGGGTATGGTTTTTGCCGCCTCGGCGGTGGGTAAGGTTCGCCACTCCATTGGTGATGTCCAGAGGCAAAAGGCTGAACAAAAGGATTGGTCTGCCCTCAAGGTGGGCAGCAAAATTTTCCAGACGGACTTTGTGCGTACAGGCGCCGAATCTGTTGTGGGCATCAACTTTACGGACGGGACCTCCATCAACATCGGCGAAAATACCGAGGTTGAGATGTCGAATCTGTTCGAGGAAATTGGGACGGGGGCCTACCGCACGCGCTTGAACATCAAGAAGGGCTTTGTGGACTTTGACGTCAAGAAGCTCATCAAGGAATCCACCTTCCAGTTCAAGACTGGCACGGCGACCGCCTCGATTCGCGGTACGAGTGGCTTTATTGGCGGCGAGGATGGCGCGTTTTATGCGAGCCTTGCCACGGGTAAGTTTGACATCCAGCAAAAGGACGACGGTCCGGTGATGCCCGTGGTGGCGGGCGAGACCATGTTCGGTACGGACTCCCTGGTGACCATGAAGCTGAAGTCCTCGGGCGACAAGCGCTTTGCCAAAAAGCTTGCCGGCATTGTAAAGAAGAACGCCAAGAACGTGCAGTCCATGATGAAGGAAGTGAAGGAGGCCGATGAAGCCCACCAGAAGGCGCTCCTCGAAAACAATTTTGCCATCACCACCAAGTCCCCGGCAAATGTTTGCAACGAAGGCCTTACCGTGGACGGCTCCTACACGGCATCGGATCCCAAGGCGTCCTTGGTGATGATGATTGGTAAGTCCTACACCTCTGACAACCTGATTCGCGCCACGGACGGCAAAAAGCACTCCTTCTCGCAGAAGGTTTCCGTGAACGACGCCAACAAGCTGTGGACCGAGAATCAGGTGACGTTCGTGTTCAAGGCTGCCGGGAATACCGAGACGCAGACCATTGAGATGGACGTCAACAAGACCTGCGCCCAGGTGAACCAGGTGTCGCCTGCGATTAAGTTCCTCTCTTACGATTCCATTGCGTGCAACATGCATGTGTCGTTTGCCAACATGCAGGACGACGCCGGTATTTTAACCATGTCGGTAGATGGAACCCCGGTCGCGGAGGAACCCGTTACAAAGAACGAACAAAAAAAATACAAGCTCACAAGCGGTGAGCATGTCTACACCTTCGCCTTGAAGGACCAGGCGGGCAACGACGCCGTTTTTGAGAAGCGGTTTGGCTGCTACTCGGTGAAGCGCTTTAACATTGATGTATATGGCAAGGCGAAGGAGGAGGTGAAGGTGCCGCCTCCGCCGGTGGGGATGCAGGATCGAATTACCAAGACATTGCAGTTTAAGATCAAGAACCCTGAAAATGATCCGGTGTTTTTGCACAAGGTGACCATTAAGCAAAACGGAAAAGTTATTTTACAGGAAACGCTGGGGCAGATTCAATCTTTGGATTACCAGGTGCCGGTAAACTTGGTTCGTGGAGCCCAGAACCGGTTCGATATCGAGGTTGTCCATAAGAGTGGTTTCAAGGCTAAGGCGCAAAAGGTCTTTGAGGTCCGGTGATGGCAAACTTTTTGAGGTTGGTAGGATGTATTTTGACTGCTGCTCCGCTGGTTTTTGCGGAAGCAGCAGCTTCTGTTTCTACGGATTCTACTAATGTGGCTCAGCCAGAGGCGGTTCCCGCGCAGCCTGCAGAACAGCCTGCGGCTCAAGCTGTGGAGCAACCACCCGCACAGCCTGAGGCCGAGGCGTCCACGCCCGAGGAACCCCAGTTGGCCAACAATCTCGTCGCCAGGACAATGTTGGCGGGCGAGGTCTCTGGATTTTTGAAGGCGGAAAACTCCCCGTACCTGATTACCGAAACGATTGTAGTGCCCGAGGGCAAGGCGCTTGTGGTCGAGGCGGGCGTGGTGATGGAGTTCAACTCCGGTACGGGATTGGATGTTCAGGGCGGTTCCTTGGCGATTGTGGGCGAGCTTCAAAAGCCCGTTTCGATGCAGGCGGCTCCGGGTTTTGCCTCCTGGAACGGCATCTCGATTACAGGTCCGCATAGCGCCTCGTTGCAAAATGTGGACATTAGCAATGCCGAGATTGGCGTGGCTGTAGAAAACGGCATGCTCGAGATGAAGAACGTGAGCGTGGAGTATTCGAAGTCTGTTGGCCTTTATGCCCGCGGCGCCTCGGTGGACTTGCAGTGGAGCGCCTTCCGCTTTAACAGCGGCGTGGCGGTATGGGCCGCGGCAGATGCCTACGTGACCATGGAGGCGACCCGCCTGTTCAACAACCGCGTGGGTGTGTTGGCAGGGGAGAACTCCCAAGTTTCAATGCAGACTTCCAAGATAGCCCATAACGACTTTGGCTTTGTGGACATGGAAAACAATAAGGTTCGCCAGCTCCGCTCCCAGATTGAGCAGAACAAGGTGGGCTTGCTGGTGAACGACATGCCCTCCGATGACTTGAAGAAGGTGACCCAGCAGAACATGATGAACCTGGCGCAGGGCGTGGGTGCCGTTGTGGCGACGCTCCGCGAGGAGCCGAGGAACCCTTATGCGGAGATCTTCCGTGCGGGGACTCCCAAAAAGGAAAACTTTAGCGGCGAAAACGAATGGACCAAGAGCGGCAAGGTCGGTGCCACGGTGGGCTACCATCACGTGATGGCGCACGACAAGAACGTTTTCCAAGTGCCGGGCTTGTTCTCGGAATTGAACGCGTACCTGCTTTTTGAATCCAGGGACGGACGCTCCCTTGAGTTCTCGGCGAACTTGACTGGCGACGACTGGAACCATTTTGACCCGCAGAACGTACTTGCGGTTTACACCGACAAAATGCAGCGCTTGGCGGTGGGTGATGTGTACCTCTCCGCTGGCGAAACCTACCTTTCGGGTTTAAACGTGCTGGGGGGCTCTTACGATTTGAACCTCTTCCACAATGCGGCGCGTGACCCCCTGTTTGTGGTCTCCGTGTTTGGTGGCGAATCCCAAGAGCCCAAGCTGGTAGGCGAGCGGAATCTCGACGTTTACAAGGACTACATTGAAGACGGCGAGGCGGAACCTCAAAAACTGATGGTGGGCGGCAAGCTCCGTTGGAACATGCATCGTCGCTTTAACGGGACGCTCGGCTTTATTGGGAGCAAGGATTACCTCGAAGATCCGTTGTTGCGCGATGGCGGTGGCCGTAGCGACATGAACACCTCTTCGCCAATGCAGTCGTCCAAGACTTTCTTTGCCGATGGGAACTGGCTTGTGTTCCCGGGCGACATCCAGTTGAACGGCCAGGTTGCCTTGGGCGCCGCCGACACGGCGAATGCCTCGCTCCAGAGGGCGATTAACGAGGTCTTTGTGACCGCGGGCCTGGATGCCTCGAACTTGGCGAAGTTGCGCCGTCTTATGAACAACCCGACGCTCGTGGATATCATGACCGAGGCAGAACTCGAGGAGTTCTTTGGAGACAACTCCATGTTGTCCCGCACCGAGATGCAGGCAAAATTGAAAAAACTTTTGAGCCAGGCGAAGTCCTTGAAGAACGGCTACGAAAAGAAGGGTGACGACCCTGCCGAGTTCAAGAACTGGGACGGGCAGAACTTTGCCTTTATGGGTTCCATGCGCTGGGACCTGGGCAACACGATCCTTTCGGGTCATTTGCGCTTTGTGGGGGCAAACTTCTATAGTGCCGGTTCCCCCGACCTGTTGCAGAACTCCCGCGAGGCGTACGGA
Coding sequences within:
- a CDS encoding right-handed parallel beta-helix repeat-containing protein — translated: MANFLRLVGCILTAAPLVFAEAAASVSTDSTNVAQPEAVPAQPAEQPAAQAVEQPPAQPEAEASTPEEPQLANNLVARTMLAGEVSGFLKAENSPYLITETIVVPEGKALVVEAGVVMEFNSGTGLDVQGGSLAIVGELQKPVSMQAAPGFASWNGISITGPHSASLQNVDISNAEIGVAVENGMLEMKNVSVEYSKSVGLYARGASVDLQWSAFRFNSGVAVWAAADAYVTMEATRLFNNRVGVLAGENSQVSMQTSKIAHNDFGFVDMENNKVRQLRSQIEQNKVGLLVNDMPSDDLKKVTQQNMMNLAQGVGAVVATLREEPRNPYAEIFRAGTPKKENFSGENEWTKSGKVGATVGYHHVMAHDKNVFQVPGLFSELNAYLLFESRDGRSLEFSANLTGDDWNHFDPQNVLAVYTDKMQRLAVGDVYLSAGETYLSGLNVLGGSYDLNLFHNAARDPLFVVSVFGGESQEPKLVGERNLDVYKDYIEDGEAEPQKLMVGGKLRWNMHRRFNGTLGFIGSKDYLEDPLLRDGGGRSDMNTSSPMQSSKTFFADGNWLVFPGDIQLNGQVALGAADTANASLQRAINEVFVTAGLDASNLAKLRRLMNNPTLVDIMTEAELEEFFGDNSMLSRTEMQAKLKKLLSQAKSLKNGYEKKGDDPAEFKNWDGQNFAFMGSMRWDLGNTILSGHLRFVGANFYSAGSPDLLQNSREAYGNLDQKFFDFWKLNFNYKIDVENAAHGEDYNICGLAEGSTVGLIPGAESSWLEEHEQDENRTLYDHTANLNNTFKVTKFMELSVGYNMNYRTRSTNQRLYADYMAASGVYGDPWFSARKGKATVDVINGEDTLKVDSARWAAYYALSDEEYLATQFEERIVKHTANLEFKFNLPRNVLKVGGVWTVRRDLSRFEQDDLLTDFDFEDETFGILGYYFHGGDYFEQRYPVSLTTVVGGFRNMLSVVPRYKVYNRDNMDDFEWILSDNMTIPLSKNFVDLLLEGSFRQEFMNRDEDGQRLEESELDVSGSGTLRFTHTDNLTSEWTVGAYCAYRPDYKVDQYKDIYGMLTVNYAF